The following DNA comes from Pseudomonas sp. Tri1.
ATGGCCAGGCCGATGCCTACCTGAGCCTGCCGCAAAGCGACTGGTCCAAATGGCTGCCGAAACGCCTGACCCAGCAATGGAATTTTTCCCGGATCAAGGCCGGTGGCGAGTTCTGGCTGAGTTGGGGGGACGGTATGCTGCAAAGCGCGGCCATGCGCTTGGACGCCCCTGACATCCAGGGAGCCTACGCCGAACGCAAGCCGGTGCACATCCATAACCTGGCCCTCAATGGCTATTTCCAGCGTGGTAACCAGGGGTTTACCGCGACCTTCGATTCCCTGGCGATGAACCTGGGCGAAACCCGCTGGGAGTCACGCCTGCAACTGCAACAGAGCAGCGCCACTGAAAAGACCGAAGAGCTTTGGCACCTGCAAGCCGATCGCCTTGACCTCGCGCCGCTGACCCCATTGCTGCATGCCCTGGCGCCGTTGCCCGAAGGCGTCGCGACGACCATCGACCGGCTCAAGGTCACCGGTGGCTTGCGTAATGTGCTGGTGGATTACCGACCGCAGAACACCGGTGATCAAAAAATCAGCTTCGCCACGAATCTGGACACGGTAGGTTTCGATGCCTACCGCGGTGCCCCAGCGGCGCGCAATGTATCGGGGAGCCTGAGTGGCGACCTCGGTGGCGGCGAGCTGCGCATGGACAGCAAGGATTTCTCCCTGCACCTGGACCCGATCTTCGCCAAGCCCTGGCAATACCTGCAGGCCAATGCCCGGCTGACCTGGAAGCTGGACAAACAAGGCTTCACCCTGATCGCCCCGTACCTGAAGGTGCTGGGGGAGGAGGGCCGGATTGCCGGCGATTTCCTGATCCGCCTGCATTTCGACCATAGCCAGGAAGACTACATGGACCTGCGGGTCGGCCTGGTGGACGGCGACGGGCGTTACACCGCCAAGTACCTGCCCGCGGTCTTGAGCCCGGCGCTGGATGAGTGGCTGCGCACAGCAATCGTCAAAGGCGCCGTGGATGAGGGCTTTTTCCAGTACCAAGGCTCGCTGAACCATGGTGCCGAAGACGCAGCTCGCAGTATCAGCCTGTTTTTCAAGGTGCACGATGCCGAACTGGCGTTCCAGCCGGGCTGGCCTTCGGTCAGCAAGGTCAGTGGTGACGTGTTCGTCGAAGACAGCGGTGTGCGCATCTATGCCAGCCAGGGGCAATTGCTGGAGACCCAGGTCAAGGATGTTTCGGTGAACATCCCCCACGTACCCAGCGGGCAGAGTTCCCATCTGTTGCTGGACGGCGGGTTTGCCGGTGGGCTGGGCGACGGTCTGAAAATCCTCCAGACGGCACCGATCGGTACCGCCGAAACCTTCGCTGGTTGGGAAGGCGAGGGCGCGCTGCAGGGCAGCGTGAAGCTCGATATCCCGCTGGTCAAGGGCGAGCAGCCGAAGATCCTGGTGGACTTCGCCACCGACCAGGCCCGGCTCAAACTCAGTGAGCCGGCACTGGAGCTGACCCAACTCAAGGGCGACTTCCGTTTCGACAGCAGCAAAGGGCTGAGCGGCAAGGGTATCAGCGCCCGGGCCTTCGATCGCCCGGTGACGGCGCAGATTTTCGCCGAGGGCCGTGCCGGTGCGCTCAACACGCGAGTCGCCGCGTCCGGGCAGGTGGAGATCAAGAAACTCAGCAGTTGGCTGAACGTCACCCAGCCGTTGCCGGTCTCCGGGGTGGTGCCTTACCAGCTGCAATTGGTTCTCAATGGTGCCGACAGCCAGTTGTCGGTCAACTCCAGCCTCAAGGGCGTGGCAGTGGACTTGCCGGCACCCTTTGGCATGGCCGCCGATGTCGGGCGCGACACGGTGTTTCGCATGACCCTGCAAGGGCCGGAACGGCGTTACTGGGTCAATTATGGCGACCTGGCCAGCTTCACCTATGCGGCGCCAAGCGGGAAGCTCGCCGACGGTCGTGGCGAGTTGTTGCTGGGGCAAGGCGACGCCGTCCTGCCTGGCGCCAAGGGCTTGCGACTGCGGGGAACGCTATCGGAACTGGACGTCAACCCTTGGCAGACCCTGGTGAGCAAGTACGCCGGCCAGGACCCTGGCAGCAGCGCCAAGCAGTTGCTCAGCAGCGCCGATCTGAAAATCGACAAGCTAACCGCCATGGGAACGACCCTGGACCAGGCTTCGGTACTGCTTGATCGTAAGCCGGACGCCTGGGGCCTGCGGCTCGACAGCCAGCAGGCCAAGGGCAGCGTCAGCCTGCCAGACGCCAAAGCCGCCCCGATTGGTATCAAGCTTGACTATGTGCGCCTGCCAGCCGTGGACCCAACGGTGCAGTCCGACGAAAACGCACCGGATCCTCTGGCTTCGGTCGATCCCTCTGCAATTCCGGCGATGGATATCGCCATCGGTCAGTTGTTCCAAGGCCCGGACCTGATCGGTGCCTGGTCGTTGAAGGTACGTCCGACCGGTAAGGGCATCGCACTGAACAACCTGGACATGGGGCTCAAGGGCATGGTCTTGCAGGGCAACGGCGCCTGGGAAGGTGCACCCGGTGCCACCAGCAGTTGGTACAAGGGCCGCATCGGCGGCAAGAACCTGGCTGATGTACTCAAGGGCTGGGGCTTCGCTCCGAGCGTGACCAGCCAGGAGTTCCACATGGACGTCGATGGGCGCTGGCCGGGTTCGCCGGCGTGGGTCGCGACCAAGCGTTTCTCCGGCAGTCTCGATGCGTCGCTGAGTAAAGGGCAGTTCGTCGAGGTCGAAGGCAGCGCCCAGGCTTTGCGGGTATTCGGTTTGCTGAACTTCAACTCCATCGGTCGACGCCTGCGCCTGGACTTCTCCGACCTGTTCGGCAAGGGCCTGAGCTATGACCGGGTCAAGGGGCTGCTGGTGGCGAGCAACGGTGTGTACGTGACCCGTGAACCTATTACCCTGACAGGGCCTTCCAGCAACCTGGAGCTCAACGGAACGCTGGACATGGTGGCCGACCGGGTCGATGCCAAGTTGTTGGTGACGTTGCCGGTGACCAACAACCTGCCGATCGCCGCGCTGATCGTTGGCGCACCGGCCGTGGGAGGGGCGCTGTTTTTGATCGACAAACTGATCGGCGACCGCGTGGCGCGTTTTGCCAGCGTAAGATACGACGTCAAGGGCCCGTGGAAAGAGCCGAAGATCACCTTCGACAAGCCGTTCTGACAGGCGATGACAAACCCCTGTGGGAGCGAGCTTGCTCGCGATGAGGGCCGGTGCATCCAACATTGATGTTGACTGATCCACCGCAATCGCGAGCAAGCTGGCTCCCACAGGGGCACTACCAAACAACGGGGAACTGCCATGCCAGTCGCAGTGATTCAAATGGTCAGCCAGAGCGATGTGCTCGCCAACCTGGCACGTGCCCGGGAGCTGCTGGAACAGGCCGCCGCCGCCGGTGCAAGGCTGGCGGTGTTGCCTGAAAACTTCGCGGCCATGGGCCGACGGGACATCGCCGACATCGGTCGCGCCGAAGCCTTTGGTCAGGGCCCGATCCTGCCCTGGTTGAAACAGGTCGCCCGCGACCTCAAGTTATGGATTGTGGCCGGTACGTTGCCGTTGCCGCCGGTGGATCAGCCCGAGGCCAAGGCCCATGCCTGTTCGTTGCTGGTCGATGATCAGGGCGAGATCGTGGCGCGCTACGACAAGCTGCACCTGTTCGATGTGGACGTGGCGGACAATCGCGGGCGCTACCGCGAGTCTGATGACTATGCTTATGGCAGCCAGGTAGTGGTCGCTGATACCCCCGTAGGAAGGGTTGGCCTGACGGTTTGTTATGACTTGCGATTCCCTGAGCTGTACAGCGAGTTGCGCGCGGCCGGCGCTGAGCTGATCACGGCGCCCTCGGCGTTCACCGCAGTGACCGGTGCCGCCCATTGGGAGGTACTGATTCGCGCCCGGGCCATCGAGACCCAGTGCTATGTGCTGGCGGCCGCCCAAGGGGGCTTGCATCCGGGGCCAAGGGAAACTTTTGGTCATGCCGCGATTGTCGACCCGTGGGGGCGTGTGCTGGCGCAACAGGATCAAGGCGAAGCCGTGCTGCTGGCCGAGCGCGACAGCAGCGAACAGGCGTCCATCCGGGCGCGCATGCCGGTGGGTAGCCACCGGCGCTTTTTCTCGCAGGGCGCACGACAGCGGCCTGTTCAAGACGACGAATTCAAGGCGTAAAACATATGAGCGGGTTGTTGTCCTCAGTCAGTGAACACCTTTTAGCCCCCGGCGGCGTTACCCTGGACAGCCTGCAAGGCGTGCTGGGCGACTTGGCCGGCCCGGGCATCGATGCGGCCGACCTGTATTTCCAGGGGCAGATCTCCGAGTCCTGGTCGCTGGAAGATGGCATCGTCAAGGAAGGCAGTTTCAACCTTGACCAAGGCGTGGGTGTGCGGGCCCAGTCCGGGGAAAAAACCGGCTTTGCCTACAGTAATGCCATTACCCTCGAGGCGCTTGGCGCCGCTGCCCGTGCTGCTCGCTCGATCTCCCGGGCCGGGCAGAATGGCACGGTCCAGGCCTTCAGCAGCCAGGATGTGGCGCAACTGTATGCGCCGGACAACCCGCTGGAAGTCATGAGCCGCGCCGAAAAAGTCGAGTTGCTCAAGCGCATTGACGTTGCCACCCGCGCCCTGGACCCGCGTATCCAGCAAGTGACGGTAAGCATGGCCGGGGTCTGGGAGCGGATTCTGGTGGCTTCCACCGACGGCGGCCTGGCGGCGGACGTCCGGCCGCTGGTGCGGTTCAATGTCAGCGTGATCGTCGAGCAGAATGGACGACGCGAGCGTGGCGGCCATGGCGGCGGCGGGCGTACCGACTACCGTTATTTCCTCAGTGAAGACCGCGCCATGGGTTACGCCCGCGAAGCGTTGCGCCAGGCGCTGGTCAACCTTGAGGCGATTCCGGCTCCGGCCGGCACGTTGCCGGTGGTGTTGGGTTCCGGTTGGTCCGGTGTGCTGCTGCACGAAGCGGTGGGCCACGGCCTGGAAGGCGACTTCAACCGCAAGGGCAGTTCAGCCTACAGCGGGCGCATGGGTGAAATGGTTGCCTCGAAACTCTGCACCATCGTCGATGACGGCACCCTGGCCGGGCGTCGCGGTTCCCTGAGCGTCGACGATGAAGGTACGCCGACCGAGTGCACCACGCTGATCGAGAACGGCGTACTCAAGGGCTACATGCAGGACAAACTCAACGCCCGGCTGATGGGCGTGGCCCGCACCGGCAACGGTCGTCGCGAGTCTTATGCGCACCTGCCGATGCCGCGCATGACCAACACCTACATGCTGGGTGGCCAAAGCGATCCGGCGGAAATCATTGCCTCGGTGAAAAAGGGCATTTACTGCGCCAACCTCGGTGGCGGCCAGGTGGATATCACCAGCGGCAAATTCGTGTTCTCCACCAGCGAGGCCTACCTGATCGAAGACGGCAAGATCACCGCCCCGGTCAAGGGCGCGACGCTGATCGGCAACGGGCCGGAGGCAATGAGCAAGGTGTCGATGGTCGGTAACGACCTGGCGCTGGACAGTGGCGTGGGGACGTGTGGCAAGGATGGGCAATCGGTGCCGGTAGGCGTCGGTCAACCGACCCTGAAGATCGATGCGATTACCGTGGGTGGCACGGGCGCATGACGGGAGCGCTGGGTGGAGTGCGAGGCCTCCACCCGGGGTCGTGACTCAGCGCAGGCCGCGTTGAGTCTCGTCCAGCTCACGGATGTACTTGAAGATTTTACGGCTCGAGGCCGGTGGCTTGTTTTGCGCCAACTCGTGCTGGGCCTGACGGATCAGGGAGCGCAGTTGCTGGCGATCAGCCTCCGGGTAGTCGATGACGAATTTTTCCAGCACACCGTCATCGCCTGCGATCAAGCGATCGCGCCAGCGTTCCAGGTTATGGAAGCGTTCGTTGTACTGCCGGGTGGAGGCATCGAGTTGATCGAGCAGAACCAGAATGGCGTCAGTGTCCTGATCGCGCATCAGTTTGCCGATGAATTGCAGGTGCCGTTTACGCGCGATATTCGCGGTGTGCTTGGGCGCATCGGCCAGGGCCCGGCGCAAGGCGTCGGTCAGGGGCAGTTTGGCCAGCAAGTCAGGCTTGAGTGTTGTCAGGCGCTCGCCGAGGTCAACCAGAGCATGCAGCTCGCGTTTGACCTGGGATTTGCTTTTTTCACCCTCGTAGAGGGAGTCGTCGTAAGAATCAACCATGGTGGCAGTCCGCAAAGAAACGCCGCCATGATAACCAGTCGGGGGCCGCTTGTCCGGCCCGGTCGCTCGAAGGCCATAGGGTTTGTACGAAAAGTAGCCGAGCGACGATCAGGCAAGGCGAAAACAGGCGAGGAAGCGGAGTCTACTGGTTGTAAATGAGCATTCCGAGCCTGTTTTCAACGCAGCATGATCGTTGCGCAGGCACTTTTCGTACAAAGCCTAACCGAAAGCAGAATTTGAGTGGAGATACACCATGAGTGCAGTTCAGAGCGTCGGCCCGCAAGCATTGCCGGCACTGCAGGAACAAGTCGAGCAGATCCTTGCCGAAGCCAAGCGCCAGGGCGCCAGTGCCTGTGAGGTGGCGGTGTCGCTGGAGCAGGGCCTGTCGACCTCGGTGCGCCAGCGCGAGGTGGAAACCGTCGAGTTCAATCGCGACCAGGGCTTTGGCATTACCTTGTACGCAGGCCAGCGCAAGGGTTCGGCCAGCACCTCGGCCAGCGGCCCGGAGGCCATTCGCGAAACCGTCGCTGCTGCACTGGCGATTGCCAAGCACACCTCCGAGGACGAAGCCTCGGGCCTGGCCGATGCCGCACTGATGTGCAAGGAGTTGCGGGATTTCGACCTGTTCCACGCGTGGGACATTACCCCTGAACAGGCCATCGAACAGGCACTGCGTTGCGAAGCAGCGGCGTTCGATGCCGACCCGCGCATCAAGAACGCCGACGGCACGACGCTCAATACCCACCAGGGCTGCCGGGTCTACGGTAACAGTCACGGTTTCATCGGCGGTTATGCATCGACCCGCCACAGCCTCAGTTGCGTGATGATCGCCGAAGCCAACGGCCAGATGCAGCGCGATTACTGGTACGACGTGAACCGCCAGGGCACCTTGCTGGCGGACCCGGTGAGCATTGGCCAGAAAGCCGCGCAACGAGCGGCCAGCCGTCTGGGCGCGCGACCGGTGCCGACCTGTGAGGTGCCGGTGCTGTTTTCTGCCGAGCTGGCCGGTGGCTTGTTCGGCAGCTTCCTCTCGGCGGTGTCCGGCGGCAACCTGTACCGCAAGTCGTCGTTCCTCGAAGGCGCGCTGGGCCAGAAACTGTTCCCGGAATGGATGACCATCGACGAACGTCCGCACCTGATGCAAGCCATGGGCAGCTCGGCATTCGACGGCGATGGCCTGGCGACCTACGCCAAGCCGTTCGTGGAAAACGGTGAACTGGTGTCCTACATCCTCGGCACCTATTCGGGCCGCAAGCTCGGCATGCCGAGCACCGCCAATGCCGGTGGCGTGCACAACCTGTTCGTGACCCATGGTGACGAAGACCAGGCTGCCTTGCTGCGGCGGATGGGGCGTGGCCTGCTGGTGACCGAGCTGATGGGCCATGGCCTGAACATGGTCACCGGGGATTACTCGCGCGGCGCGGCGGGGTTCTGGGTCGAGAACGGCGAGATTCAATTTGCGGTCCAGGAAGTGACCATCGCCGGTAACATGCGCGACATGTTCAAGCAGATCGTGGCCGTGGGCAACGACCTGGAACTGCGCAGCAACATCCGCACCGGCTCGGTGCTGATCGAGCGGATGACGGTGGCGGGTAGCTAACGTTCATCGCGCTACCAAAGGCGCGTCATTCGCTTGGATGGCGCGCCTTTTTTTGTGCCCGCAGAACCCTTGTGGCGAGGGGATTTATCCCTGCGGGGGAGCGTAGCGCTCCCTAAAACATCGGATACTGCGTTGTGTCTGGCTGAAACTCCGGGCTGCTTCGCAACCCAGCGGGGATAAATCCCCTCGCCACAACGTGATCTCACGAGACTTGTGTTGGTTCTTATTATCATCTAATAATGAATCTCATTTGACGAATGAGCCGCGGTCATGAGTTCTGCCCTGCACGAGCAACCCTACCTTGAAAGCTGGCGCTGGATGAGTCGCCAGATCCGTTGTGCGCTGAGCCCGGATGAACCGCGGTTGATCGAGCACTACCTGGCCGAAGGGCGCTATCTGGCCTGCTGCACTGGCACTTCGCCGTGGATGATTTGCGAAACCGAGTTCCGCTTGTTGCTCGATACCGCCGCCGATGTCGCGTTGCCCTGGCACTGGCGCTCTCTCTGTCTCGACCAGGCCTGGCGCCCACTGCGTGACCTCGAACGACAATCACTTTGCCGCTGCCGCCTCAAGCGCTGGCAGAGCCATGCCTGGGCGCTGGCGACCTGCGTCCTGGAACCGTCGATTCCTCTTATAGAACTGGTGCAAGGAACTCCCGATGAGTAATACCCGTATCGAACGCGACAGCATGGGCGAACTGCAAGTCCCGGCGGACGCACTCTATGGCGCGCAGACCCAGCGTGCCGTGGGCAACTTCCCAGTCAGCGGTCAGCGCATGCCGGCGCAGTTCATTCGTGCCCTGATCCTGGCCAAGGCCGCCGCCGCCCGGGCCAACGTCGAACTGGAACAAATCAGCGTGGCTCAGGGCAAAGCCATCGTCGACGCGGCCCAGGGGTTGCTCGAGGGCCAGTTCATGGAGCATTTCCCGGTGGATATCTTCCAGACCGGCTCCGGCACCAGCTCCAACATGAATGCCAACGAAGTGATCGCCACCCTTGCCAGTCGTCTGTTGGGGGAGACGGTCAACCCGAACGATCACGTCAACTGCGGCCAGAGCAGCAACGACATCATTCCAACCTGCATTCATGTCAGCGCTGCACTGGCCTTGCATGAGCAATTGCTGCCGGCGCTGTTGCACCTGGTGCAGGTGATCGAGCGCAAGGCCGTGGAGGTTCATCCGTTCATCAAGACCGGTCGTACTCATTTGATGGATGCCATGCCGGTTCGCTTGAGCCAGGTGCTCAATGGTTGGGCGCAGCAACTCAAAGCCAATATCGGCCACTTGCAGGACTTGCTGCCGAGCCTGCAAGCCTTGGCCCAGGGCGGTACGGCAGTCGGCACCGGGGTCAACGCTCATCCTCGATTCGCCGAGCTGTTCAGCCAGCAACTGACGCAACTGACGCAAGTGCAATTTACCCCGGGCAAGAATCTGTTTGCGCTGATCGGTTCCCAGGACACCGCCGTAGCGGTCTCCGGGCAGCTCAAGACCACGGCAGTGTCGCTGATGAAAATCGCCAACGATCTGCGCTGGATGAATTCCGGGCCGTTGGCCGGCCTGGGGGAGATCGAACTCGAAGGCCTGCAGCCGGGCTCCTCGATCATGCCCGGCAAGGTCAACCCGGTCATTCCCGAAGCCACTGCGATGGTGGCGGCCCAGGTGATTGGCAATGACACGGTGATCACCATCGCCGGTCAATCGGGCAATTTCGAATTGAACGTGATGCTGCCGATCATCGCCCAGAACCTGCTGAGCAGCATCGCCCTGATGTCCACCGCCAGCCGTTTGCTGGCCGACAAGGCCATCGCCACATTCAAGGTCAACGAGGCCAGGCTCAAGGAGGCGTTGTCACGCAACCCGATCCTGGTCACCGCGTTGAACCCGATCATCGGTTACCAGAAGGCCGCTGAAATCGCCAAGAAGGCTTATCAGCAGGGCCGGCCGGTCATCGATGTCGCCCTGGAACACACCGACCTGACGCGCAGCGAACTGGAGGTCCTGCTGGACCCGGAAAAGCTCACGGCTGGCGGCGTGTAACCCGACACCTCTATGGAGGACTCATCATGGAACATTGGAAACGCACGATCGAACGGGCCAATCGCTGTTTCATGCTTGGCGAGCTGGTGGATGCCCGTGAGGGCTATCTGCAAGCGCTGGCCCTGGCCCAAGTGTTATTCGGGCGTTGGGCCGACGCCGACGAAGCCGTGGCTGCTTGCGTCGTCTCCCACCACAACCTGGCGGATCTGCACCTGCGCCTGAACCAGCCGGAGGAGAGCGCCGAGTACCTGTGCGCCATCCATCAGCGGTTGCTGCAGACGATGCAGGACGAGCGCCAGGCGCCAGCGTTGCGTGCGGCGGCGATGCGCCAGAGTCACAAGACCTATGTCGAGCTGCTGAATTTCATCAGCGAGCATGGTGAATACCCACGCACCCAGCGCCTGCTGCACGGCAATACGACTTCGGCTCGGCCGCGTACTGCCCCTCTTCATTATGGAGTTCATTGAACATGGCTTTCACTTTGCCTGTATTGCCCTACGCCTACGACGCCCTGGAGCCGCACATCGATGCGCAAACCATGGAGATCCACTACACCAAGCATCACCAGACTTACATCAACAACCTCAACGCCGCAGTGCAAGACACTGAATACGCCCAATGGCCGGTCGAAAAACTGCTGTCCAGCGTGGAGCAATTGCCGCAAGGCCTGAGGGCCGCCGTCATCAACCAAGGTGGTGGGCATGCCAACCACTCGTTGTTCTGGGAAGTCATGTCACCCCAGGGCGGTGGTCAACCTGACGGTGCCCTGGCGGCGGCGATCGAGGCGCAACTGGGTGGTCTGGAACAGTTCAAGGAAGCCTTCACCAAAGCGGCACTGACCCGTTTCGGCAGCGGCTGGGCCTGGTTGTGCGTGACCGCGCAAAAAACGCTGGTGGTGCAAAGCAGTGGCAACCAGGACAGCCCATTGATGCACGGTCATACGCCGATTCTTGGCCTGGACGTCTGGGAACACGCTTATTACCTGCTGTACCAGAACCGTCGGCCCGAATACATCAACGCTTTCTACAACGTGATCAATTGGCCTGAAGTGGCGCGTCGCTATCAGTCTGCGCTGGTCTGAATCTTCATGAAAACAATCCAAGGCTGACTATGGATACTCAAACCCTGGCGGTTGGAAGCGCACGGATGTTCCGCTACGCCTTGGGGTCGCTGTTGATGTTGGCCGGGCTGACATTGCTGGTGGCCCAGGGCCTGGCGTGGCTGGATCTGGAGCCGAAACTGCTGCGTGCGTTGCAGGGCGGTGGCCTTTGCGCCTTGGGTACGGCGTTGGGCGCCGTGCCGGTGTTGGTCATCCGGCGCATGCCCGAGGCCGTGAGCGATTCGCTGCTGGGCTTCGGTGCCGGGGTGATGCTGGCCGCCACGGCATTTTCGCTGATCGTGCCGGGCATTGCCGCCGCTGAACAGCTGGGGCTCACACCTTGGGCGGCCAGCGGGCTGATCAGTTTCGGCATCCTGCTGGGGGCGTTCGGGCTGTATCTGGTGGATCGCAAGGTGTCCGCCAGTCCTGAGCGGCTGGTGGAGGCACCGGGACGTCCGATCATTGCCCCGCGGATCTGGTTGTTTGTATTTGCCATCGTGGCCCACAACATTCCCGAAGGGATGGCCGTCGGCGTGTCAGCGGGCGGCGGCATGCCCGATGCCGACAGTCTGGCGATGGGCATCGCCTTGCAGGATGTACCTGAGGGGCTGGTGATCGCACTGGTGCTGGCCACCGCGGGGATGTCGCGAATCAAGGCCTTCATGATTGGCGCCGCGTCAGGGCTGGTCGAACCGCTGTTTGCGCTGCTGTGCGCGTGGCTGGTCAGCCTGGCGGAGATGTTGTTGCCCCTGGGGTTGGCGCTGGCGGCCGGGGCGATGCTGTTGGTGGTGACTCATGAGGTCATCCCCGAATCGCGCCGCAATGGTCACGACAAGCTGGCGAGCCTGGGGTTGTTGGTGGGGTTTTGCCTGATGATGGTGATGGATACGGCGTTGGCGTGACGCAATCGACGGGCTATGAGCTTTGGCTTTTGTGGCGAGGAGCAAGCTCCCTCGCCACAAAAAATCCGCCCTGAGCCTGGGGCAATTATTCGCCTTCGTCGAAATAGTTGTTGATCAGCGCCACCAACGCATCCAACGCTTCCTGTGCCTGTTCGCCTTCAGTGTGCAGGTGGATCCTGGTGCCCTTGCCGGCGGCGAGCATCATCATCGCCATAATGCTTTTACCGTCGATCATGGACTCAGGCGTGCGCCCGACCCGGATGGTGGTGTCCTTGAATTGGCCGGCAATCCCGACGAACTTGGCCGACGCACGGGCATGCAACCCCAGCTTGTTGATGATTTCGATTTCCAGAGCAGGCATCGCGATGTGAATCCTTTAGCTGAGGTCGCGGTGGCGAACCTGGACGTTCTTCAGGGATTGTTGCAGGAGCTGACCCAGGCGTTCGGTCAGGTAGACAGAGCGGTGATGACCGCCGGTGCAGCCGATGGCGATCGTGACATAGGCGCGGTTGCTCGCGGCAAAGCGGGGCAGCCATTTGAGCAGGTAGGTGGAGATATCCTGAAACATTTCCTCGACGTCCGGCTGGGCCGCCAAGTAGTCGATCACTGGCTGGTCAAGCCCGGACTGCTCGCGCAATTCCGGTTTCCAATAAGGGTTGGGCAGGCAGCGCACATCGAACACCAGGTCGGCGTCTACCGGCATGCCACGCTTGAAGCCAAAAGATTCCACCAGGAACGCAGTGCCTGGCTCCGGCTGGTTCAGCAGGCGCAACTTGATAGTGTCGCGTAGCTGATACAGGTTCAGGTTCGTGGTATTGACCTTCAGGTCCGCCAGGTCGGCAATCGGACTCAGCAGTTGGCTTTCGTCATGAATGGCTTCGGCCAGGGAACGGCTGGCGTTGCTCAAGGGGTGGCGCCGACGGGTTTCGGAAAAACGCTTGAGCAGCGTCTCTTCATCGGCATCCAGGTACAGCACATCGCACTGGATATGCCGGCTGCGTACTTCCTCTAGCAGTTCGGGAAAGCGCGACAGATGGCTCGGCAGGTTACGTGCATCTATGGACACCGCTACTAGCGGCTGTGCCAGTTCGGTGTGGATCAGGGCTCGTTCGGCCAGTTCCGGCAGCAGGCCGGCCGGCAGGTTGTCGATGCAATAGTAGCCGCTGTCCTCAAGCACATTGAGCGCCGTGCTTTTACCGGAGCCGGAGCGGCCACTGACGATGATCATGCGCATGTTTAATGACCGTTCTGCTCGTCCAGGACAACCTGATACAAGGCTTCGTTGCTCGGTGCGCTGCGCAGTTTTTCGCGAACTTCCTTGCGGTCCAGCATGCTGGCGATCTGGCGCAGCAGCTCAAGATGCGCATCGGTTGCCGCTTCCGGGACCAGCAGTACAAACAGCAGGTCGA
Coding sequences within:
- a CDS encoding FagA protein, translating into MSSALHEQPYLESWRWMSRQIRCALSPDEPRLIEHYLAEGRYLACCTGTSPWMICETEFRLLLDTAADVALPWHWRSLCLDQAWRPLRDLERQSLCRCRLKRWQSHAWALATCVLEPSIPLIELVQGTPDE
- a CDS encoding class II fumarate hydratase; this encodes MSNTRIERDSMGELQVPADALYGAQTQRAVGNFPVSGQRMPAQFIRALILAKAAAARANVELEQISVAQGKAIVDAAQGLLEGQFMEHFPVDIFQTGSGTSSNMNANEVIATLASRLLGETVNPNDHVNCGQSSNDIIPTCIHVSAALALHEQLLPALLHLVQVIERKAVEVHPFIKTGRTHLMDAMPVRLSQVLNGWAQQLKANIGHLQDLLPSLQALAQGGTAVGTGVNAHPRFAELFSQQLTQLTQVQFTPGKNLFALIGSQDTAVAVSGQLKTTAVSLMKIANDLRWMNSGPLAGLGEIELEGLQPGSSIMPGKVNPVIPEATAMVAAQVIGNDTVITIAGQSGNFELNVMLPIIAQNLLSSIALMSTASRLLADKAIATFKVNEARLKEALSRNPILVTALNPIIGYQKAAEIAKKAYQQGRPVIDVALEHTDLTRSELEVLLDPEKLTAGGV
- a CDS encoding superoxide dismutase → MAFTLPVLPYAYDALEPHIDAQTMEIHYTKHHQTYINNLNAAVQDTEYAQWPVEKLLSSVEQLPQGLRAAVINQGGGHANHSLFWEVMSPQGGGQPDGALAAAIEAQLGGLEQFKEAFTKAALTRFGSGWAWLCVTAQKTLVVQSSGNQDSPLMHGHTPILGLDVWEHAYYLLYQNRRPEYINAFYNVINWPEVARRYQSALV
- a CDS encoding ZIP family metal transporter yields the protein MDTQTLAVGSARMFRYALGSLLMLAGLTLLVAQGLAWLDLEPKLLRALQGGGLCALGTALGAVPVLVIRRMPEAVSDSLLGFGAGVMLAATAFSLIVPGIAAAEQLGLTPWAASGLISFGILLGAFGLYLVDRKVSASPERLVEAPGRPIIAPRIWLFVFAIVAHNIPEGMAVGVSAGGGMPDADSLAMGIALQDVPEGLVIALVLATAGMSRIKAFMIGAASGLVEPLFALLCAWLVSLAEMLLPLGLALAAGAMLLVVTHEVIPESRRNGHDKLASLGLLVGFCLMMVMDTALA
- a CDS encoding HPr family phosphocarrier protein, which codes for MPALEIEIINKLGLHARASAKFVGIAGQFKDTTIRVGRTPESMIDGKSIMAMMMLAAGKGTRIHLHTEGEQAQEALDALVALINNYFDEGE
- the rapZ gene encoding RNase adapter RapZ encodes the protein MRMIIVSGRSGSGKSTALNVLEDSGYYCIDNLPAGLLPELAERALIHTELAQPLVAVSIDARNLPSHLSRFPELLEEVRSRHIQCDVLYLDADEETLLKRFSETRRRHPLSNASRSLAEAIHDESQLLSPIADLADLKVNTTNLNLYQLRDTIKLRLLNQPEPGTAFLVESFGFKRGMPVDADLVFDVRCLPNPYWKPELREQSGLDQPVIDYLAAQPDVEEMFQDISTYLLKWLPRFAASNRAYVTIAIGCTGGHHRSVYLTERLGQLLQQSLKNVQVRHRDLS